In Dasypus novemcinctus isolate mDasNov1 unplaced genomic scaffold, mDasNov1.1.hap2 scaffold_577, whole genome shotgun sequence, the following are encoded in one genomic region:
- the LOC131277829 gene encoding ubiquinol-cytochrome c reductase complex assembly factor 2 → MAASRYRRFLKLCEEWPVDETKRGRDLGVYLRQRVAQAFREGENTQIAEPEACDQMYESLARLHSNYYKHKYPRPRDTSFSGLSVEEYKLVLATDTLEGFKEMNKGMWKKLQEKFTPKRSEEKQKVWARSLSRPQT, encoded by the coding sequence ATGGCGGCCAGCCGCTATCGGCGTTTTCTTAAGCTCTGTGAGGAATGGCCAGTGGACGAGACCAAACGGGGCCGGGACTTGGGCGTTTACCTGCGGCAGCGGGTAGCACAGGCCTTTCGGGAGGGAGAGAACACCCAGATTGCAGAGCCCGAGGCCTGCGATCAGATGTATGAGAGCTTAGCACGACTCCATTCCAACTACTACAAACACAAGTACCCTCGCCCCCGAGACACCAGCTTCAGCGGCCTCTCCGTGGAAGAGTACAAGCTCGTCCTGGCCACAGACACCTTGGAAGGGTTTAAGGAAATGAATAAAGGCATGTGGAAGAAACTGCAGGAGAAGTTTACCCCCAAGAGATCTGAAGAGAAGCAGAAGGTCTGGGCTCGGTCCTTGTCTCGCCCCCAGACCTAA